One segment of Capnocytophaga sp. oral taxon 878 DNA contains the following:
- a CDS encoding acyl-CoA carboxylase subunit beta has protein sequence MDIQFNSNEDYNKLALNELRKRLLKVKEGGGKKNLEKLHSQGKLSARERIEFLLDKDRPSIEIGVFAGDGMYAEHGGCPSGGVVVVMGYVSGKQCIVVANDATVKAGAWFPITAKKNLRAQEIAMENRLPIIYLVDSAGVYLPLQDEIFPDKEHFGRIFRNNALMSSMGITQIAVVMGSCVAGGAYLPIMSDEALIVDKTGSIFLAGSYLVKAAIGETIDNETLGGATTHCEISGVTDYKAIDDKDALNRVRRTMAKLADAEKAGLNCIEAHKPLKDPNEIYGLLPKLRSEPYDMKEIILRLVDNSEFDEYKEGYGQTIITGYARIEGWAVGIVANQRKVVKTKKGEMQFGGVIYSDSADKATRFIANCNQKKIPLLFLQDVTGFMVGSKSEHGGIIKDGAKLVNAVANSVVPKFTVVIGNSYGAGNYAMCGKAYDPRLIVSWHSGNISVMGGAQAAKVLLQIETATLKKKGEELTPEKEETLFNHIKEKYDEQISPYYAAARLWTDAIIDPLETRLWVSMGIEAANNAPIEKKFNLGVIQV, from the coding sequence ATGGATATTCAATTCAATAGCAACGAAGATTATAATAAATTAGCATTAAACGAACTACGCAAACGCTTACTGAAAGTAAAGGAAGGCGGAGGAAAGAAGAACCTTGAAAAACTTCATAGCCAAGGTAAACTTTCTGCACGTGAACGTATTGAGTTTCTTTTAGATAAAGATAGACCTTCTATAGAAATAGGAGTCTTTGCTGGCGATGGTATGTATGCAGAACATGGAGGCTGCCCTTCGGGTGGAGTGGTAGTGGTAATGGGCTATGTATCAGGAAAACAGTGTATAGTAGTAGCTAATGATGCTACTGTGAAGGCAGGAGCTTGGTTCCCTATTACTGCTAAAAAGAACCTTCGTGCCCAAGAAATAGCTATGGAGAACCGCTTGCCTATCATCTATTTAGTAGATAGCGCAGGGGTTTATTTGCCCTTGCAAGATGAGATTTTTCCAGATAAAGAACACTTTGGACGTATTTTTAGGAACAATGCCTTGATGAGCAGTATGGGTATTACCCAAATAGCTGTGGTAATGGGGAGTTGTGTGGCAGGAGGGGCTTATCTTCCTATAATGAGTGATGAGGCACTGATAGTAGATAAAACAGGTAGTATCTTTTTAGCAGGAAGCTACTTAGTAAAAGCTGCTATAGGTGAAACTATTGACAATGAAACTTTAGGTGGAGCAACTACTCATTGCGAAATTAGCGGAGTAACAGACTATAAGGCTATTGATGATAAAGATGCTCTTAACCGTGTAAGGCGTACTATGGCGAAACTTGCTGATGCTGAAAAGGCGGGCTTAAACTGTATAGAAGCACACAAACCGCTAAAAGATCCTAATGAAATATATGGCCTATTACCAAAACTACGTTCTGAACCTTATGATATGAAGGAAATTATTCTGCGATTGGTAGATAATTCAGAATTTGATGAATATAAAGAAGGTTATGGACAAACAATCATCACAGGATATGCACGTATTGAAGGATGGGCAGTAGGTATTGTAGCTAACCAACGCAAGGTAGTAAAGACTAAAAAAGGAGAGATGCAGTTTGGAGGTGTTATCTATTCGGATAGTGCTGATAAGGCTACACGCTTTATTGCTAACTGTAACCAGAAAAAGATTCCTTTGCTTTTTTTGCAAGATGTTACAGGATTTATGGTAGGCTCAAAATCGGAGCATGGAGGTATTATTAAAGATGGAGCTAAGTTGGTAAATGCTGTGGCTAACTCAGTAGTTCCTAAGTTTACAGTTGTAATAGGTAACTCATACGGGGCAGGAAACTATGCTATGTGTGGTAAGGCTTATGACCCACGTCTTATTGTATCATGGCATAGTGGCAATATTTCGGTAATGGGTGGTGCACAAGCTGCTAAAGTACTATTACAGATAGAAACTGCTACCCTAAAGAAAAAAGGTGAAGAACTTACGCCCGAAAAAGAAGAAACCTTATTCAATCATATCAAAGAGAAGTATGATGAACAAATATCACCTTATTATGCTGCTGCCCGCCTATGGACAGATGCTATTATAGATCCATTAGAAACTCGGCTATGGGTATCAATGGGTATAGAAGCGGCTAATAACGCACCTATTGAGAAAAAATTTAATTTAGGAGTAATACAAGTATAA
- the atpG gene encoding ATP synthase F1 subunit gamma: protein MANLKEIRSRISSVSSTMQITAAMKMVSAAKLKKAQDAIIAMKPYAYKLKQLLEHLSAALGSENMYNPRQGAVKKVLLVPITSNRGLCGAFNASVIKKALELEQTTYQGKQVQLYTIGKKGNDVLKKFDKIVAHNSQIFDKLSFTTAAVLAEELMQLYTSGKYDQIVLVYNSFKNAATQILTDEIFLPIQPVANTKTSALHTDYIYEPSKQEIVEELIPRSLKIQLFKALRDSVAAEHGARMTAMHKATDNAQDLKNELILTYNKARQATITGEIIEIVGGSEALT from the coding sequence ATGGCAAATTTAAAAGAAATACGAAGCAGAATTTCATCGGTAAGTTCAACAATGCAAATTACCGCAGCAATGAAAATGGTATCAGCAGCTAAATTGAAAAAGGCACAAGATGCTATTATAGCGATGAAACCCTATGCTTATAAGCTCAAGCAGTTACTGGAACACCTCAGTGCAGCTTTGGGTAGTGAAAATATGTATAATCCACGCCAAGGAGCTGTTAAAAAAGTACTTTTAGTACCTATAACTTCTAATCGCGGACTTTGCGGGGCATTTAATGCTAGTGTGATAAAAAAAGCGTTAGAATTAGAACAAACTACCTATCAGGGGAAGCAGGTACAGCTATATACTATAGGTAAGAAAGGGAATGATGTACTTAAGAAATTTGATAAGATTGTAGCACATAACAGTCAGATTTTTGATAAGCTTAGTTTTACTACAGCAGCTGTTTTAGCAGAAGAACTGATGCAGCTATATACTTCAGGTAAATATGACCAAATAGTATTGGTTTATAACAGTTTTAAGAATGCTGCTACCCAAATTCTTACTGATGAGATTTTTTTACCAATACAGCCTGTAGCTAATACTAAAACTTCAGCATTACATACCGACTATATTTATGAGCCTTCAAAACAAGAGATTGTAGAAGAACTTATCCCACGATCACTTAAAATACAACTTTTTAAAGCTTTACGTGACTCAGTAGCTGCTGAACATGGAGCTCGTATGACAGCTATGCATAAAGCAACTGATAATGCTCAAGATCTTAAAAATGAACTTATACTTACCTATAATAAAGCCCGTCAAGCAACTATTACAGGTGAGATTATAGAAATTGTAGGAGGATCCGAAGCTTTGACTTAA
- the atpA gene encoding F0F1 ATP synthase subunit alpha has protein sequence MAEIKAAEISAILKEQLAHFDANASLEEVGTVLQVGDGIARIFGLSNAQYGELVKFDNGLQGIVLNLEEDNVGVTLLGPSTDIKEGDTIKRTGLIASINVGEGIVGRVVNTLGQPIDGKGPITGKLYEMPLERKAPGVIFRQPVNEPLQTGIKAIDAMIPIGRGQRELVIGDRQTGKTTVCIDTILNQKEFYDAGKPVYCIYVAIGQKASTVAGITKTLEDAGALAYTTIVAANASDPAPMQVYAPFAGAAIGEYFRDTGRPALIIYDDLSKQAVAYREVSLLLRRPPGREAYPGDVFYLHSRLLERAAKVIGDDTIARQMNDLPESIAPLVKGGGSLTALPIIETQAGDVSAYIPTNVISITDGQIFLESDLFNSGVRPAINVGISVSRVGGSAQIKSMKKVAGTLKLDQAQYRELEAFAKFGSDLDAATMGVIEKGKRNVEILKQPQSDPYPVENQIAIIYAGSKNLLRQVPVSKIKEFEKEYLEFLNISHRNILDELKAGKLTDEITTTLEQVAKDLSEKYAK, from the coding sequence ATGGCAGAAATAAAAGCCGCTGAAATTTCAGCAATTTTAAAAGAACAACTAGCACACTTTGATGCTAATGCCTCTTTGGAAGAAGTAGGTACAGTATTACAAGTGGGTGATGGTATTGCGCGTATCTTCGGCCTATCGAATGCGCAATACGGTGAATTAGTAAAATTTGACAACGGACTACAAGGTATCGTCCTTAATCTTGAGGAAGATAATGTAGGGGTTACCCTTTTAGGTCCGTCTACTGATATTAAAGAAGGAGATACTATAAAACGCACAGGTCTTATTGCTTCTATTAATGTAGGAGAAGGAATTGTAGGACGTGTGGTAAATACCTTAGGACAACCTATTGATGGAAAAGGACCTATTACAGGTAAATTATATGAAATGCCGTTAGAGCGTAAGGCTCCAGGGGTTATTTTCCGTCAGCCAGTAAATGAACCTTTGCAAACAGGTATCAAGGCAATTGATGCAATGATTCCTATAGGTCGTGGACAGCGTGAGTTGGTTATTGGTGACCGTCAAACAGGTAAAACTACTGTTTGTATTGACACTATACTCAACCAAAAAGAGTTTTATGATGCAGGTAAACCAGTATATTGTATTTATGTGGCTATTGGTCAGAAAGCTTCAACAGTAGCAGGTATTACTAAGACTTTAGAAGATGCAGGGGCTTTAGCTTACACTACTATTGTAGCTGCTAATGCTTCCGATCCCGCTCCTATGCAGGTATACGCTCCTTTTGCAGGCGCTGCTATTGGCGAGTATTTCCGTGATACAGGCCGTCCTGCTCTTATTATCTATGACGATCTTTCTAAGCAAGCAGTAGCCTATCGTGAGGTGTCATTGTTATTGCGTCGTCCACCTGGACGTGAAGCTTACCCTGGCGACGTCTTTTACTTGCACTCTCGTCTGTTAGAGCGTGCTGCTAAAGTAATTGGTGATGATACTATTGCGCGTCAAATGAACGATCTTCCTGAAAGCATTGCACCTTTAGTAAAAGGAGGGGGATCACTTACAGCATTGCCTATTATTGAAACACAAGCGGGTGACGTATCAGCTTATATCCCTACTAACGTGATTTCTATTACCGACGGACAGATATTCTTGGAATCTGACTTGTTTAACTCAGGAGTACGTCCAGCTATTAACGTAGGTATATCAGTATCACGTGTAGGAGGTTCAGCTCAAATTAAATCAATGAAAAAAGTAGCTGGTACGCTAAAATTAGACCAAGCGCAATACCGCGAGCTTGAAGCTTTTGCTAAGTTTGGTTCTGACCTTGATGCGGCTACTATGGGAGTGATAGAGAAAGGTAAGCGCAATGTGGAAATCTTGAAACAGCCACAAAGTGACCCTTATCCTGTAGAAAATCAAATTGCGATTATCTATGCAGGTTCTAAAAACCTATTGCGCCAAGTACCAGTAAGCAAAATAAAAGAGTTTGAAAAAGAGTACTTAGAGTTTCTTAATATATCTCATCGTAATATTTTAGATGAACTAAAAGCAGGTAAACTTACTGATGAGATTACTACTACTTTGGAGCAAGTAGCTAAAGATTTGAGTGAAAAATACGCTAAATAG
- the atpH gene encoding ATP synthase F1 subunit delta: protein MYGLRVANRYAKALLEYTLQQNSLEGVFADMTLIDKTIKANKDLERMLISPIVKTTVKKSVLTKVFNAITPQTHRLFDLLIENRRLPILGAVAEKFVLQYNNYKNNKIAVVTTATPLDAATQQQMLQKVITLTQNNNITIENRVDKNIIGGFILRVGDIQYNASVAYKLNRLQQEFKEKLFL, encoded by the coding sequence ATGTACGGATTGAGAGTAGCAAACAGATATGCCAAGGCTCTTTTGGAATACACCCTCCAGCAAAATAGTTTGGAAGGAGTATTTGCCGATATGACCTTGATAGATAAAACTATAAAAGCCAATAAAGATTTGGAACGCATGCTCATTTCACCTATTGTGAAAACCACAGTAAAGAAAAGTGTACTTACCAAAGTCTTTAATGCTATTACACCTCAAACACATCGTTTGTTCGACTTGCTAATTGAGAACAGACGCTTGCCTATATTAGGAGCAGTAGCCGAAAAGTTTGTATTGCAATATAACAATTACAAAAATAACAAAATAGCGGTAGTTACTACTGCTACCCCACTTGATGCTGCTACCCAACAACAAATGTTGCAAAAGGTAATTACCCTTACCCAAAATAACAATATTACTATTGAAAATAGGGTTGATAAGAATATTATAGGAGGCTTTATACTTCGCGTAGGCGATATTCAATATAATGCAAGTGTTGCATATAAGCTCAATAGATTGCAACAAGAATTTAAAGAAAAATTATTTCTATAA
- a CDS encoding F0F1 ATP synthase subunit B, with product MNLAHPESLLFWNTIIFLILLFLLAKFAWKPIMSAVKERENSINQALEAAEEAQKQMANLKADNERLLAEARAERDTILKEARDIKDKIITEAKDEAGREGAKLIKQAQQAIESEKKVALAQLKDQVAALSIEMAQKVMISELSDEKKQTALINDYLKNVTLN from the coding sequence ATGAATTTAGCACATCCTGAGAGTTTATTATTTTGGAATACAATAATCTTTTTAATATTGCTTTTCCTCCTAGCAAAATTTGCTTGGAAGCCTATAATGAGTGCAGTAAAAGAGCGTGAAAATTCTATTAACCAAGCTTTAGAAGCTGCAGAAGAGGCTCAAAAACAAATGGCTAATCTCAAAGCTGATAACGAACGTCTCTTGGCTGAAGCACGTGCTGAAAGAGATACTATCCTTAAGGAGGCAAGAGATATCAAAGATAAAATAATAACTGAAGCCAAAGACGAAGCAGGTCGCGAAGGGGCTAAGCTTATCAAACAAGCTCAACAAGCTATTGAAAGTGAGAAAAAAGTAGCTTTAGCTCAACTGAAGGACCAAGTAGCAGCACTTTCTATTGAAATGGCTCAGAAAGTGATGATAAGCGAACTCTCAGACGAGAAAAAACAAACTGCCCTCATCAATGATTACCTTAAAAATGTTACCTTAAATTAA
- the atpE gene encoding ATP synthase F0 subunit C: MVLAGIGAGLAAIGAGIGIGKIGASAVEGIARQPEVSSKIQTAMIIAAALIEGAALFAIVVAFMA; encoded by the coding sequence ATGGTTTTAGCAGGAATTGGGGCTGGATTAGCAGCCATCGGAGCAGGAATCGGTATTGGTAAAATTGGTGCATCTGCCGTTGAAGGTATTGCACGCCAACCCGAAGTGTCTTCAAAAATTCAAACTGCGATGATTATCGCTGCAGCACTTATCGAGGGAGCTGCCCTCTTTGCTATCGTTGTAGCTTTCATGGCATAA
- the atpB gene encoding F0F1 ATP synthase subunit A, with protein MALKKYIAYIALFLVFLLPTISFCADNQEKEPFNINELIDEHIGDSHDFHLFDYKGHAYSMPLPIILYTNNGLVTFLSSEFHHDNKGTVVVEKDGQQFVRYKEDIYYATAGTPLSLDEKGKVTNSRPLNFSITKNVFSLFLISVLLVLIFTSVARSYKKNPKAPKGLAGVLEPIVLFVRDEIAIPNIGEKYYNRYMPYLLTVFFVIWTGNLFGLIPFFPFAGTVTNNIVFTGMLAFFTLLLTIFSGNKHYWKHIFAPPGVPVWILPIMIPIELLSIFTKPFALMIRLFANMTAGHIIALSLISMIFIFNSVWVSPVSIIFTVFMQTLELLVAVLQAYVFTLLSALFIGQAVVEEH; from the coding sequence ATGGCACTTAAAAAATATATCGCATATATCGCATTATTTTTAGTATTTCTACTTCCTACTATTAGCTTCTGCGCTGATAATCAGGAAAAAGAACCTTTCAATATCAATGAGCTTATTGATGAACATATCGGCGATTCGCATGATTTTCACCTTTTTGACTATAAAGGGCACGCCTATTCTATGCCCTTGCCTATCATCCTTTATACTAATAATGGGTTAGTAACTTTTTTATCAAGTGAGTTTCATCATGATAATAAAGGAACTGTAGTGGTAGAAAAAGATGGGCAGCAGTTTGTGCGTTATAAAGAAGATATCTATTACGCTACTGCAGGTACCCCTCTTTCTTTAGATGAAAAAGGAAAAGTAACTAATTCCCGTCCTCTTAATTTTTCAATTACTAAAAACGTATTCTCATTATTTCTGATTTCTGTACTATTAGTACTTATTTTTACTTCAGTAGCACGTTCTTATAAAAAGAATCCCAAAGCTCCCAAAGGCTTAGCAGGTGTGTTAGAACCTATAGTACTTTTTGTACGTGATGAAATAGCAATACCAAATATAGGCGAAAAGTATTACAATAGGTATATGCCCTATCTTCTTACTGTGTTTTTTGTAATCTGGACAGGAAACCTTTTTGGGCTTATTCCATTTTTTCCATTTGCAGGTACTGTAACTAACAATATCGTTTTTACAGGTATGTTAGCATTTTTTACCCTGCTACTTACTATATTTAGTGGTAACAAGCACTACTGGAAACACATTTTTGCTCCACCAGGGGTTCCTGTATGGATTTTGCCTATAATGATACCTATTGAGCTACTAAGTATTTTTACTAAGCCCTTTGCTCTTATGATACGTTTATTTGCCAATATGACAGCAGGACACATCATTGCTTTGAGCTTAATATCAATGATATTTATATTTAACTCAGTATGGGTGTCACCTGTATCTATAATATTTACAGTATTTATGCAAACCTTAGAGCTTTTAGTGGCAGTATTACAAGCGTATGTATTTACGCTCCTATCAGCGTTATTTATAGGGCAAGCAGTAGTTGAAGAACATTAA
- a CDS encoding adenine phosphoribosyltransferase, with protein sequence MNKKEYIQNRIRDIKDFPKEGIIFKDITPLLMDVKGVEYVIDLLVENLHGQKIDKVVGMESRGFFFGMLLAQRLGAGFVPVRKKGKLPYKTLSQTYDLEYGQDVLEIHQDAINKGEKILIHDDILATGGTAQAVIKLVERLGGHIVQLDFLMELHFLNGRDKLSGHSVYSIL encoded by the coding sequence ATGAACAAAAAAGAATACATTCAAAATAGAATTAGAGATATTAAAGATTTTCCTAAAGAAGGAATTATATTCAAAGATATTACCCCTTTGTTAATGGACGTAAAAGGAGTGGAATATGTTATTGATTTATTGGTAGAAAACCTACACGGACAAAAAATTGATAAGGTAGTAGGTATGGAAAGCCGTGGTTTCTTTTTTGGTATGCTCCTTGCGCAGCGTCTCGGAGCTGGTTTTGTACCAGTACGCAAGAAAGGGAAATTACCCTATAAAACACTCTCACAAACTTATGATTTAGAGTATGGACAAGATGTACTTGAAATTCATCAAGATGCTATTAATAAGGGTGAAAAAATTCTTATTCATGATGATATCCTCGCTACTGGTGGTACAGCTCAGGCTGTAATTAAATTAGTAGAACGACTTGGAGGACATATAGTACAGCTTGATTTCTTAATGGAATTACATTTCTTGAATGGACGTGATAAACTAAGTGGGCATTCAGTGTATAGTATCTTATAA
- the ctlX gene encoding citrulline utilization hydrolase CtlX — MKKQITNTVLMVRPVRFRMNEQTVVNNYFQEEMDLKNEEINRQAQQEFDGLVQKLREVGVKVIAIDDIYEQNTPDSVFPNNWITFHQNANVAIYPMFAENRRRERREDILEKVEAEGFDIENVYDYTEAEKENIFLEGTGAMILDRVNRKAYCALSPRADEELFIEFCEDFEYTPVLFTAYQQVNGKAMPIYHTNVMMALGVNFAIVCLDTITDKKERKNLLNHLKEDNKEVINITIQQMHQYAGNMLQVQGKDSTYMVMSDTAYNALTPQQISTIEKYTHIIHSNLETIETCGGGSARCMLAEVFNPLATNN, encoded by the coding sequence ATGAAAAAACAAATTACCAACACAGTACTAATGGTGCGCCCTGTGCGCTTCCGTATGAATGAACAAACCGTTGTTAATAACTATTTCCAAGAGGAAATGGATTTGAAAAACGAGGAAATAAACCGCCAAGCGCAACAAGAGTTTGATGGTCTTGTACAAAAGTTGCGTGAGGTAGGTGTAAAGGTTATTGCTATTGATGATATCTATGAGCAAAATACCCCGGATTCGGTATTCCCTAATAACTGGATTACTTTCCATCAAAATGCCAATGTAGCTATTTATCCTATGTTTGCCGAAAATCGCCGTCGTGAGCGCCGTGAAGATATTTTAGAAAAGGTTGAAGCTGAAGGTTTTGATATTGAGAATGTATATGATTATACCGAAGCCGAGAAAGAAAATATATTTTTAGAAGGTACAGGAGCTATGATACTTGATAGGGTAAACCGTAAAGCCTATTGCGCCTTATCACCTCGCGCCGATGAAGAGCTTTTTATTGAGTTTTGTGAAGATTTTGAGTATACCCCTGTACTCTTTACGGCTTACCAGCAAGTCAATGGTAAGGCAATGCCTATCTATCACACCAATGTAATGATGGCCTTAGGAGTTAATTTTGCAATAGTATGTTTAGATACCATTACCGATAAAAAAGAACGAAAAAACCTTCTCAATCACCTTAAAGAGGATAACAAAGAGGTTATAAACATTACTATCCAGCAAATGCATCAGTATGCGGGTAATATGTTACAAGTGCAAGGTAAGGATAGTACCTATATGGTAATGAGTGATACAGCTTATAATGCCCTCACGCCTCAACAAATCAGTACTATTGAAAAATACACACATATTATCCATAGTAATTTAGAAACTATTGAAACCTGTGGAGGGGGGAGTGCGCGTTGTATGTTAGCTGAAGTATTTAACCCTCTAGCAACTAATAATTAA
- a CDS encoding glycoside hydrolase family 16 protein — protein MKIILLLSAFIGLVNSCSEKEKQKANTQQPSTTTQWKLTWQDDFDRDDIFATDIWSKISRNPNIDWRNTMSDDESLFDITDGNLILSGKMNTDLQKDSSQYITGGVYTINKKYFDPGKIEVRCKLEGTKGSWPAIWMLPKTAKWPTGGEIDILERLNYDSFVYQTVHSSYTQKYKNHKHNTTHAINPDDYNIYGVEWDDKAVKFYVNNQLTYTYERDASKENEGQYPFTNEPYYLLIDMQLGGKWVGEVEPFDKPVKMYIDWVRYYQK, from the coding sequence ATGAAAATAATTTTATTACTATCAGCTTTTATAGGGCTTGTTAATAGCTGTTCAGAAAAGGAAAAGCAGAAAGCCAATACACAACAGCCTTCTACCACTACCCAGTGGAAACTTACTTGGCAAGATGACTTTGATCGTGATGATATATTTGCTACTGATATATGGAGCAAAATATCACGTAACCCTAATATAGATTGGCGTAATACAATGAGTGATGATGAAAGCCTATTTGATATTACCGATGGCAATCTTATTCTCTCAGGTAAAATGAATACCGATCTACAAAAAGATTCTTCACAATATATTACAGGGGGTGTATATACTATAAATAAAAAGTACTTTGACCCCGGTAAAATTGAAGTGCGATGCAAGCTTGAAGGTACTAAAGGCTCTTGGCCTGCTATCTGGATGCTCCCCAAAACAGCCAAATGGCCTACAGGTGGTGAGATAGATATTTTAGAACGCCTTAACTATGATAGCTTTGTGTATCAAACAGTACATAGTAGTTATACCCAAAAATATAAAAATCATAAGCACAACACTACCCACGCTATTAACCCTGATGATTATAATATTTATGGAGTAGAATGGGATGATAAAGCAGTAAAGTTTTACGTGAATAACCAGCTTACTTATACTTATGAGCGTGATGCAAGTAAGGAAAATGAAGGACAATACCCCTTTACCAATGAGCCTTATTACTTACTTATTGATATGCAGTTAGGAGGTAAGTGGGTAGGCGAGGTAGAACCCTTTGATAAGCCTGTCAAAATGTATATTGATTGGGTACGCTACTATCAAAAATAG
- a CDS encoding RagB/SusD family nutrient uptake outer membrane protein, whose product MMKKIYRNIIAATLIVVGLVGCNDFLDREPLSNITPQQYFNTEADLAAYTINYYSFPTHSGYSIGRFKADNGTDNQADRDANRAWLKGQWHVPTGTDGYNFGNIRALNYFIAEITPKIEAGKIVGTAANINHYLGEAYFLRAYEYFTRLEAYGDYPIVKTVLPDNEDALIEASKRRPRNEVARFILEDLDKAITLLKSGPVENKNRISKEVAQLFRSRVALYEGTWLKYHKGTAHVPGGPGWPGANMPYLSGFSINIDSEINYFLTEAMTSAKAVADAFTLVTNNHNVTGADVFSNPYFKMYGDNSQSGYSEVLLWRQYSAEKSVGHYTNGFLTGGGNSGYTRGFVDAFLMKNGLPIYDLGSGYQGDADLTTVKNNRDERLQLFMRVPGDYLAVNQQVNSYPDIINSIVERKSVTGYDVKKGLNGDPKYLTDAVLTEAGCIVFRASEAYLNYIEACYVKNNSIDADAARYWKALRVRAGVSDNYQATIAATNLDKENDWAVYSAGQKVDPTLYNIRRERRCEFIAEGMRWEDLKRWRAMDQLNNYQIEGMNLWASMYDKYKDNKGVSKLVALPAASPNISSKNLSNYIRPYQIIQQNNLYYNGITWTKAHYLSPIGFENFLRTSKGGDLSTSVVYPNPYWPAQADGIPTE is encoded by the coding sequence ATGATGAAAAAGATATACAGAAATATTATAGCTGCTACCCTTATTGTGGTAGGGCTTGTAGGATGTAATGATTTTTTGGACAGAGAGCCTCTCTCAAACATTACCCCTCAGCAGTATTTTAATACCGAAGCCGATTTAGCTGCCTATACTATTAATTATTATAGTTTCCCTACGCACTCTGGCTATAGTATAGGACGTTTCAAAGCAGATAATGGTACAGATAACCAAGCTGATAGAGATGCAAATAGAGCTTGGCTAAAAGGACAATGGCACGTCCCTACTGGTACCGATGGTTATAACTTTGGTAATATACGTGCTTTGAATTACTTTATTGCCGAAATAACCCCTAAAATTGAAGCTGGAAAAATCGTAGGTACAGCTGCCAATATTAATCACTACTTAGGCGAAGCTTACTTTTTAAGAGCTTATGAGTATTTTACTCGTTTAGAAGCCTATGGTGATTATCCAATAGTAAAAACAGTGCTTCCTGATAATGAAGATGCCCTTATAGAAGCTTCAAAACGTCGCCCTCGTAATGAGGTTGCTCGCTTTATATTAGAAGATTTGGATAAGGCTATCACCCTACTAAAATCAGGACCTGTAGAAAACAAAAACCGTATTAGCAAAGAGGTAGCACAACTTTTCCGTTCACGTGTAGCCTTGTATGAAGGTACTTGGTTAAAATACCATAAAGGTACAGCACACGTACCAGGAGGTCCAGGTTGGCCAGGGGCTAATATGCCTTACCTATCAGGTTTTAGCATTAATATTGATAGTGAAATTAACTACTTCTTAACCGAAGCAATGACTTCAGCCAAAGCTGTAGCCGATGCTTTCACATTGGTAACCAATAACCATAATGTTACAGGAGCCGATGTATTTAGCAATCCTTACTTCAAAATGTATGGAGATAACAGCCAATCAGGTTACTCAGAAGTATTACTTTGGAGACAGTACAGTGCTGAAAAAAGTGTAGGTCACTATACTAACGGTTTCTTAACAGGTGGTGGTAACAGTGGTTATACTCGTGGCTTTGTAGATGCTTTCTTAATGAAAAATGGTTTGCCTATTTATGATTTAGGATCAGGCTATCAAGGAGATGCTGATTTAACTACAGTGAAAAATAACCGTGATGAGCGTTTGCAACTATTTATGCGTGTACCTGGTGATTACTTAGCAGTTAATCAACAAGTAAATAGCTATCCTGATATCATCAACTCAATCGTTGAAAGAAAATCAGTAACAGGATATGATGTAAAAAAAGGTCTTAATGGTGATCCTAAATACCTTACCGATGCAGTACTTACCGAAGCAGGTTGTATCGTATTCCGTGCATCAGAAGCTTACCTCAATTATATAGAGGCTTGCTATGTAAAAAATAATAGCATAGATGCTGATGCAGCTCGTTATTGGAAAGCTTTACGTGTACGTGCAGGAGTAAGTGATAACTACCAAGCTACTATAGCAGCTACCAATCTAGATAAAGAAAACGACTGGGCTGTTTATTCAGCAGGACAAAAAGTAGATCCAACTCTTTACAATATCCGTCGTGAACGTCGTTGTGAATTTATAGCAGAAGGTATGCGTTGGGAAGACTTAAAACGTTGGCGTGCTATGGATCAACTAAATAACTACCAAATAGAAGGTATGAACCTTTGGGCAAGTATGTATGATAAATATAAAGATAACAAAGGAGTATCTAAATTAGTTGCTTTACCTGCTGCTAGTCCTAACATATCATCAAAGAACTTAAGCAATTACATACGTCCATACCAAATAATCCAACAAAATAACTTGTATTACAATGGTATTACTTGGACCAAAGCTCATTATCTATCTCCTATAGGTTTCGAAAACTTTTTACGTACCTCAAAAGGAGGTGATTTAAGCACTAGTGTGGTATATCCTAACCCATATTGGCCAGCTCAAGCGGATGGCATTCCTACCGAATAA